A window of the Lactuca sativa cultivar Salinas chromosome 5, Lsat_Salinas_v11, whole genome shotgun sequence genome harbors these coding sequences:
- the LOC111909721 gene encoding uncharacterized protein LOC111909721: MLLFTHDIIVPTSFNLNPNILGHNRRLRRVFKGAVGALDGTLIHAVVLAKKRDLYRSRGKGDCYQNVLAICDFNMMFMFVVAGWEGIAHDSRILSEALANPHAPFPLPPPDKYYLCDAAYVNIRGFMASYRNVRYWLGDFRRRHALMNKEKFNHAHAKLRNVIERAFGVLKARFPLLKRMAPFSLVTQRNITLACFALHNFIRREGLRDEFFARYDEPNVPVWNNNAVVDNDEDEIPTHGTAAGREYMTQLRDEIAEQLMQNMESLCSTSSAAEGCRGGSQTSDSFTSEKQTAP; this comes from the exons ATGTTGCTTTTCACACATGACATTATAGTGCCAACTTCTTTTAATCTGAATCCAAACATTCTGGGACATAATAGGAGGCTACGACGGGTATTCAAGGGAGCAGTTGGTGCACTTgatggcactttgatacatgcTGTTGTCCTTGCAAAAAAACGGGATTTATATAGAAGTAGAGGAAAAGGCGATTGTTACCAAAACGTATTGGCAATATGTGACTTCAACATGATGTTTATGTTTGTTGTGGCCGGTTGGGAAGGGATAGCACACGATTCTAGAATTTTATCAGAAGCATTAGCAAATCCACATGCACCATTCCCGCTTCCACCACCAG ataaatattatctttgtgatgccgCCTATGTAAACATTCGAGGTTTTATGGCATCGTACCGTAATGTGAGGTATTGGCTTGGAGATTTCCGTCGAAGACATGCATTAAtgaataaagaaaaatttaaccATGCACACGCAAAACTTCGGAATGTCATTGAGCGGGCTTTTGGTGTCTTGAAAGCACGATTCCCTCTGTTGAAGAGGATGGCACCATTCTCGTTGGTTACACAACGAAACATTACCCTAGCATGTTTTGCGCTTCATAATTTTATAAGAAGAGAGGGACTACGTGATGAGTTTTTTGCACGATATGATGAACCAAATGTCCCGGTTTGGAATAACAATGCAGTCGTTGATAATGATGAAGATGAGATTCCAACACATGGTACTGCAGCGGGCCGTGAATATATGACCCAGTTACGGGATGAAATTGCCGAACAATTGATGCAAAATATGGAAT CACTTTGctccacctcttctgctgcagaggGCTGTAGAGGTGGTTCGCAGACTTCAGACAGTTTcacttcagaaaaacaaacagcaccttag